The window CGACAGCAATTTCCCCGGGAGGAGCCATACGTTTTACCGGAGAGGCATCGACCATAGCGCGATAGATGTCGCCAATCTCGGAGTTGAGTTCATGCTGCGCCAGCGGAGTCACAACCACGCCTGGGCTTATTGAGTTAACCCGCGCCCCCTTCTCACCCCAGCTGATTGCCGATGCCTGCACACGCAGATGATTGGCACGCTTCGCCATCATATAAGCTACCAGGGTATTCGGGATGGCATCCTGTTGCAGGAAAGGTAAATCCAGTAATTCATCTGCTGGCGTAAAGGCTAACGCCTGGTCCTGTTCCGCTGACAACGCCGGCATCATATGGCCTGCCATGCTGGAGATAATCAGGCCAGCACCACCGGGAGCGATAACTTTTTCAAACTCATCAAACACCAGCGCAGCACCGTAGAGATCAACCGCAAGTACTTTGTCTACCGGGGCCATATTCGGTGACAGACCCGCTGTATTAACCACCTGCATCACATTGCCGAGTGACGCCGCATAAGCAGCCAACTGTTGTACCGAGTCACGGGATGTCACATCAACATGTTGTGACTCGACGCGGTAACCCGCTGCCAGAAGTTGGTCAGCAGCCTGTTGCAGAGTTTGCGTATTAAAATCGGCCAGCAGCAGTGTCTTGCCAAATCCCTGACGGCGCGCAATCGCCTGACCAATGCCACCCGCGCCGATAATTACCACGATGTCTTTCGTCATGTTGACC is drawn from Pantoea cypripedii and contains these coding sequences:
- a CDS encoding SDR family oxidoreductase is translated as MTKDIVVIIGAGGIGQAIARRQGFGKTLLLADFNTQTLQQAADQLLAAGYRVESQHVDVTSRDSVQQLAAYAASLGNVMQVVNTAGLSPNMAPVDKVLAVDLYGAALVFDEFEKVIAPGGAGLIISSMAGHMMPALSAEQDQALAFTPADELLDLPFLQQDAIPNTLVAYMMAKRANHLRVQASAISWGEKGARVNSISPGVVVTPLAQHELNSEIGDIYRAMVDASPVKRMAPPGEIAVAASFLLGPDAGFVTGSDLLIDGGVIAAMRAGKLQTPG